Proteins from a genomic interval of Oceanispirochaeta crateris:
- a CDS encoding GAF domain-containing protein — protein MHQKNRNFLPETLLIASIIGCLSVLPILDFEISSGLMLILTLSLFLSFWHGRFAGFVSLTVSALIYTTGRYYFFNFAPDIKSLFNVVSLGALFIYLGGALRAFRENHKNKIMIRYRKASDKKTRLSMISKAQQNIINELEERVTRQKDSLNLLFERINEIDCLDTNISISKLLDTLIHFTSAENISIWVFDPSSNKLKLKMRKGEKQTEKVRDVLDLQDTIEGWVFRNNQLFSMRMTLDYDNLSKLNTENSIICCPVVLDNKIWGVINIESLPFIKYSEYTENLIQIIISLGQPALKKALDFENLLSGDEQNETTGLPQFTQLYRILDKNRYDDSGTFNTSSLIIFDFLEFSELSQHYGYEKILNLQAELLKELSDHNSNSSEIFHYRQDSMMAMYIPHLDYDGCSLFCLQSLEYINSKKWILEGQTISLDVSLGYSSNGTNEKVDPDDLIKRAEYLLEIQKI, from the coding sequence ATGCACCAAAAAAATAGAAATTTCCTGCCGGAAACCCTGCTTATTGCAAGCATTATCGGATGTTTGTCAGTTTTGCCTATACTTGATTTTGAAATATCATCCGGTTTAATGCTTATATTAACCCTCTCTCTCTTTCTTTCTTTCTGGCATGGACGATTTGCCGGCTTTGTCAGCTTAACAGTCTCTGCCCTGATTTATACGACTGGAAGGTATTATTTTTTCAATTTCGCCCCTGATATAAAGTCTCTGTTCAATGTGGTGAGCTTAGGCGCTCTATTCATCTATCTTGGTGGAGCTCTGAGGGCTTTTAGAGAAAATCATAAGAATAAAATTATGATCCGCTATCGAAAGGCCTCTGATAAAAAAACTCGCTTGAGTATGATCTCCAAGGCCCAGCAGAATATAATCAATGAACTGGAAGAACGCGTCACCCGGCAGAAAGATTCTTTAAACCTTTTATTTGAAAGGATCAATGAGATTGACTGCCTGGATACCAATATAAGCATTTCAAAACTTCTGGACACACTGATTCATTTTACCAGTGCGGAGAATATTTCTATTTGGGTCTTTGATCCCTCATCTAACAAACTAAAACTCAAGATGAGAAAAGGTGAGAAACAAACCGAAAAGGTCCGGGATGTTCTAGATCTTCAGGATACCATTGAAGGGTGGGTATTTCGTAATAATCAGCTTTTCTCAATGAGGATGACCCTGGATTATGACAATTTGAGTAAACTCAATACAGAGAATTCCATCATCTGCTGTCCTGTGGTTTTAGATAATAAGATTTGGGGCGTCATCAATATAGAATCCCTGCCTTTTATTAAATACAGCGAATACACAGAGAATCTGATTCAAATCATCATTAGCCTGGGTCAACCAGCTCTGAAAAAAGCTTTGGATTTTGAAAACCTCCTCTCCGGTGATGAACAGAATGAAACAACAGGGTTGCCCCAGTTCACTCAACTCTACAGGATACTGGATAAGAACCGATATGATGATTCAGGAACATTCAACACCTCCAGTCTCATCATCTTTGACTTTCTGGAATTTTCTGAACTGTCCCAGCATTACGGCTATGAAAAAATTCTGAATCTGCAGGCAGAACTGCTGAAAGAATTATCCGATCACAATAGCAACAGTTCTGAAATATTTCATTACCGTCAAGATTCGATGATGGCGATGTACATCCCCCATCTGGACTATGACGGCTGCTCCCTTTTTTGCCTGCAGTCACTGGAATATATCAACAGTAAAAAATGGATTTTGGAAGGACAGACCATTTCACTCGATGTCAGTCTGGGATATTCTTCCAATGGAACCAATGAAAAAGTAGACCCAGATGACTTGATAAAAAGAGCGGAATACCTTCTGGAGATTCAAAAAATTTGA
- the pelG gene encoding exopolysaccharide Pel transporter PelG: MAGIGFELRKVASLGNARGVFQASLSGIMIVAGPWLISILTILLFQQPVMGIPLEFRELFVASTVYTYSLSLILNGGFHYIFTRILSDYLYRNEPGKAFAYTLNYMVKSNLFLIPLAFFLSVLFLSGVSKLHQAGFILLFVVINHIWILMLTASAMKRFNQLLFGFILGMSGSLLLMKAAMELIGSEALLLAYALGQVILFTIVFIYLKQDMGWEKVTVKGEFYRYMKRYKYLFATGFLYYGALWIDKMIYWFAKGDVIGNSIMRLYPSYDIIVYLTNLMMIPGLVFFVIYSETEFYMTLKKFLNSLSRKPYHEIQAFRSVLVSTNKHILREQFGFQAVFTLLFLVISVNHPQLSLQMRIIIPTALGILMLGLFICMINFLFYIEQYKYVLISTALFFSCNSALAWIGKEGNLITPGMSSLLGVFAGTICAGAFLHYSLKNLDRIMFTAITKGQLRDIREHNLEKLKLPR, encoded by the coding sequence ATGGCCGGCATAGGATTTGAACTGAGGAAGGTCGCCTCCCTGGGAAATGCAAGAGGAGTGTTTCAGGCCTCCTTGTCGGGTATCATGATCGTCGCCGGTCCCTGGCTTATCTCCATCCTGACAATTTTGCTGTTTCAACAGCCTGTGATGGGGATTCCCCTGGAATTCAGAGAGCTGTTTGTTGCCTCAACGGTCTACACCTACTCTCTCTCCCTCATATTAAACGGAGGATTTCATTATATCTTCACCCGTATACTTTCAGACTACCTGTACAGAAATGAACCTGGAAAAGCCTTTGCTTATACCCTCAACTATATGGTCAAATCGAATCTGTTCCTGATTCCCCTAGCCTTTTTTCTGTCAGTACTCTTTTTATCCGGGGTCTCCAAGCTGCACCAGGCGGGATTCATCCTCCTCTTTGTGGTCATCAACCATATATGGATACTGATGCTCACAGCTTCAGCAATGAAGCGGTTTAATCAGCTCCTATTTGGTTTTATATTGGGGATGTCCGGCTCTCTTCTCCTAATGAAAGCTGCAATGGAACTCATTGGGAGTGAAGCTCTCCTTCTGGCTTATGCCCTAGGACAGGTCATCCTTTTTACCATTGTCTTCATCTACCTAAAACAGGATATGGGTTGGGAAAAAGTCACTGTGAAAGGTGAATTCTACCGTTATATGAAGCGTTATAAATATTTGTTTGCCACTGGATTCTTGTATTATGGAGCTCTTTGGATTGACAAGATGATCTACTGGTTTGCCAAGGGCGATGTGATTGGCAATTCGATCATGAGACTCTATCCAAGTTATGACATAATTGTCTACCTAACCAACCTCATGATGATCCCAGGTCTCGTTTTTTTTGTTATTTATTCCGAAACAGAATTTTATATGACCCTTAAAAAATTCCTGAATAGCCTGTCCAGAAAACCCTATCATGAGATTCAGGCCTTTCGCTCTGTCCTGGTCAGTACGAACAAACATATTTTAAGGGAGCAGTTTGGCTTTCAGGCTGTTTTCACCCTCTTGTTCTTAGTCATCTCTGTCAATCACCCTCAGTTGAGCCTTCAAATGAGGATCATCATACCCACAGCCCTGGGGATTTTAATGCTTGGCCTCTTTATCTGCATGATCAACTTCCTTTTTTATATTGAACAGTACAAATATGTCCTGATCAGCACGGCTCTGTTTTTTTCCTGCAACAGCGCCCTGGCCTGGATTGGAAAGGAGGGAAATTTGATCACCCCGGGAATGTCCTCTCTGCTGGGAGTCTTTGCAGGAACAATCTGCGCCGGCGCTTTTCTTCATTATTCCCTGAAAAACCTGGACAGAATCATGTTCACAGCCATAACCAAGGGGCAGCTGCGGGATATTCGGGAACACAACCTTGAAAAACTGAAATTACCGCGTTAA
- the pelF gene encoding GT4 family glycosyltransferase PelF yields the protein MSEKRLCVCIILEGSYPYITGGVSAWVHDLIVNLSDIDFKLFTISPEANQPLRYDLPANVIENRDILIGAPPGTVLKSPKRKVKLMKEIWQFHQRMESGSETEIKTMIGMIPENTFLYHLAVKSRIGWNMITRGNTKNNPLYPFSDYYWAWKSSHDMLFSILGAEAPEADIYHAVSTGFAGLAALAARYRHNKPFLLTEHGLYHKEREMEIRKTAIVRGYQRDMWTKIYNKISKICYSQADHITALFEENRQKQLELGAPEDRTEVIPNGIDVERFTIKREERPGFHVGLVGRVVPIKDIKTFISTCKIVADRIPEARFYCIGPSDEDEGYYDDCKLLVENLKLGDVFQFTGRQDVREYYKFLNVLLLTSVREAQPLVFLEGYCAGVPAVSTIVGNVPELLNFDERFLAPSKDSSKLADGIIYLYNNPDEVEKLRVKNYQKVLNFYDKKDLHRRYKEMYKELAVRELKG from the coding sequence ATGAGTGAAAAACGTCTTTGTGTCTGCATCATTCTAGAGGGATCCTACCCTTATATTACGGGCGGGGTGTCGGCCTGGGTACATGATCTTATTGTCAATCTTTCCGATATAGATTTTAAACTCTTTACTATTTCTCCCGAAGCAAATCAGCCCCTGCGATATGATCTGCCCGCCAATGTGATAGAAAACAGGGACATCCTGATAGGAGCCCCACCGGGAACGGTTTTGAAATCGCCAAAGAGAAAAGTCAAACTCATGAAAGAAATATGGCAATTTCACCAGCGCATGGAATCGGGTTCAGAAACGGAAATAAAGACAATGATCGGCATGATTCCTGAAAATACCTTTCTATACCACCTGGCCGTCAAATCCAGAATCGGTTGGAATATGATTACCAGGGGAAATACAAAAAATAACCCCCTCTATCCCTTCTCTGATTATTATTGGGCCTGGAAATCCTCTCATGACATGCTCTTTAGCATTCTGGGTGCAGAGGCCCCCGAGGCAGACATTTATCATGCTGTATCCACTGGTTTTGCGGGACTGGCAGCTCTGGCAGCTAGGTACAGGCATAACAAACCCTTCCTTTTGACAGAACATGGTCTTTACCATAAAGAACGGGAAATGGAAATACGGAAAACTGCAATTGTCAGAGGCTATCAGAGGGATATGTGGACTAAGATTTATAATAAAATTAGTAAAATTTGTTACAGTCAGGCAGACCATATAACGGCTTTATTTGAAGAAAATAGACAAAAACAACTGGAACTGGGTGCCCCCGAAGACCGCACTGAAGTCATCCCCAATGGCATCGATGTTGAACGGTTTACAATCAAACGGGAGGAAAGGCCCGGATTTCATGTGGGTCTCGTCGGCCGGGTTGTTCCCATCAAGGATATTAAGACATTTATTTCTACTTGTAAGATAGTGGCAGACAGAATTCCCGAAGCCCGATTTTACTGCATTGGTCCCAGCGATGAAGACGAGGGATATTATGACGACTGTAAACTGCTTGTAGAAAATCTGAAACTTGGTGATGTCTTCCAATTCACAGGACGACAGGATGTGAGAGAGTACTATAAATTCCTGAATGTTCTTCTTTTGACCAGTGTAAGAGAAGCTCAGCCTCTTGTCTTTTTAGAAGGATACTGTGCCGGTGTGCCCGCCGTCTCCACCATTGTCGGAAATGTCCCTGAGCTTTTAAACTTTGATGAACGCTTTCTGGCTCCCTCCAAGGATAGTAGCAAGCTCGCCGATGGGATCATCTACCTCTACAACAATCCGGATGAGGTTGAAAAACTAAGGGTTAAAAATTATCAGAAGGTTCTCAATTTTTATGATAAAAAAGACCTGCACCGCCGGTATAAAGAGATGTATAAAGAACTGGCTGTAAGGGAGTTAAAAGGATAA